Sequence from the Ooceraea biroi isolate clonal line C1 chromosome 2, Obir_v5.4, whole genome shotgun sequence genome:
AAGAAGGCGACGCCGAAGGTCGCGAGGTTCCTGATCTGCGCGGTGCTCATCTACGCCGGCTTCACGTTCTGCGGCTGGCTGGTGCTCGGTCCGTACAACATGAaattccgctcgctcgcgaccaCGTCCGAGTGCCTGTTCGCGCTGATCAACGGCGACGACATGTTCGCCACGTTCTCCATCACGTTCTCCAAGTCGGCGGTGCTCTGGTGGTTCTCTAGGATTTATTTATACTCGTTCATCTCGCTGTACATTTACGTCGTCTTAAGTTTATTCATTTCTGTGATAATGGACGCGTACGACACGATCAAGATCTATTATCGCGAAGGCTTCCCCAAGAACGATCTGCAAACGTTCATAGCGCCGTGCACGGACGAGGCGTCGAGCGGCATCTTCAGGGACGACTTCGAGAAGAGCGACCTGTCCGAGCTGCTCGATCGATTTTTTTGTTGTCGGAAAAGGCCCTTATACGGGCCCTTCTCGGAATCCAAGTCGGAGCAAGCGTGCGGAGCCATGTGCATCTAGCCCGTTATTATTAGAGAGCGCTAGCAAATGTTACGGCGCGACCGTCGACACGTACAATTCCAGATCAATTGCACCGACAtctttgatttaataattccgtTTGGCAAATAATCCTTCCTTttcaatagtaataaaaaaaagttaatcgTGCCTTTACAATGTGACTTCATAGTAATACAGGAcatccgtctctctctctacatAATTCACAAAAACTGTACCGCTAtgaagaaaattgtaattgcTAGAAAATAATCGgcactttaaaaataagaatggaATAAAAGTCAAATAATTTGTCAAAAAAAGCAGCAATGCGTGATAGATGTTGGTGCAATCGGATCAAACATATAGACAAAGtattttcacaaatttttgTTGATAGTGAGCGCTACGTTGCAACAATGCGATCACCGTAACGACTTCTTGTTACTGCCATATAAATCCAATGTAATatcttagaaaaaaatgtctaTTATGTATTATGCGCAGTCAGTAtatactaattttattatttttttttttaaataattgtatagcAAGAAAGCAGCTTTATGATTATTAGACGATTCTCTACTGAACGGCTTTTAAATATCCACTAACTTCCAACGTATTGATTAAGTAAATGCCAATGTTTccaatatattgaaaaaagatatgtatttaataagcGCGATGTCTATATATCGCGAAGCGTATAGgcaaatattgtaaaacaaaCGAGCGTTCGGCAGGATCTTTAGGCTAACACTTtcctgttatttttattatcgttaaaCATTGATGTACGTTATTTGGTCAAGAGAATATTTCTGCGTAAATTTGTGTCTGCAGTACATAATTTACCTCCGATACTTTAAAAACCTATATAGAGAAAATCTATACAATAATCATATACTGTTTCTTTAATGTGCAATATGCAATATTGACAAATAGActctcgaaaaatataaaataacgacAAATCTCGCGCATACAAGTTGCAGCTGAAATGTTATGTATAAATCGATGCAGAAATGTTACATACCAAAGTtcgttataaaaatgaaaatataacacgtaactttaaatagtgtctgaattaattaaactacaacgtatatttattatatgttcgATCAAGAGCAACtgtattatacttattatctCGTACAGTTAATCTTGcagtaagaaataatgatcgaagcgtaaaattattcattacaaCAATTAGAGATTATGACGCAACAAATTACAAACGTGGCCTCTCTGTACATCGAGCAATCTCTGTATCTCATTTGCGCTTACACTTTCGTAAAATGAGCttgcacaaaaatattattcaaagaaaaaagtatatttatatatttacaattaaagAGTACAATAAATGTctgattttttaatgaaacaatatatttttctaattattaccTATGGTCTTaagtgtaataaaacaaaaatatcatacaaataaaatattttctaaataaacgAGAAAATGTTTCGTGCCATTGcgaaatgtatgaaatataataaatctagcaatcattttttgtaattatctcGATATCGCGTTGTTCGATTGAAAAAATGCGATCAACCTCGATCGGGTGTTTAATCATGCTTAAAGTGTTTTCCTTTATCTCAAGCATGACCAAAGGTATAATCTAAAAAATCCAGGAAATCGTTTATCTAAACCAGTTGACCGAGGTTCTCAGTccaacgagaaagagaaagcagcTCGGCAGTCTCTCTCACGGTTGAAATAGCAACCAATTCTTAGTCATCTTTTCATCGAGCCAGGACCATTTTAAGATCTTTATAGGCTGTAAATGACCTTCATCCAAGACGGGGCTCTACGTCACACCGTAATATTTTCCAAGAATAAACTTGAACAACATCTTCTGTGCAATATAAGTGATCACGGGAtgatgaagaaattaaattttaatcgacTTCACAAGCCGGTcagtttcattaaattttaaagttaCATTTcggttaaaattttttcaaaacaattcaAACTTTACACAAAAATTGCAAGTGAAGTAAACGCGTGTGCAACGTGTCACGGGGCGATAAAGTCTcaattttgactttaatttttatttcacaatttcGCGATTGAATTTTATACTCCGGCACGTCAATCAACGCACTCGTGACGCCCATTGAATAAACGACGTTATTGTCtccaatatatatgtatatacagggtgtcccatgggaagttgctgaaactaatcagctgtcatttttaaacgtatgcagttattgaaaaaacaaaaattgcgttggaaggaggaaagtctgcagtttttaatgggtataaataaaatttagcaaaatgtttgtatatcagtttattttattaatgaaaaatatgctaataatcaagtaagctaatgataaatattttcaaagtgtgcaccatctgaatttgtacaaaaatcaattcttttacgaaaacttgtgaaaactttttctaacatgtcgtctttaatgttgctgacgacctttttaatagctactactaaatctgacactgtttctgcatttccggcataacaatggtccttaatgtatccccaaagaaagaagtcacctggatttaaatccggtgAGTACAgcggccattctagccccccctgggctttggggtatcccagaccgatgactcgattgccataaactttatggattgtttcgaagacctcctgggttcgatgtggtgtcgctccatcctgcatgaaatgaaatcctctgaccaggcctctttttttgcatgagggaagaattgtgtttcgagaagttgcttgtaactttcaccagtgactgttgattcgaagaattgcagataaattccttttaccgagatcgcagcccatgctgttattttttgtggatgtaaaggtttagccagggaaacgttgggattttccgacccccaaaatctataattttgtttattaacataaccatttagccagaaatgtgcttcgtccgtgtaaattatcaattttgcattaagttctccatcttcaaacattccatttatcgtctcgcagaattccacacgtttcgtcatagcgcgtttggttagcaattgatgcgatgttttttatagggatgcattttcaggaaatgttttaaaatcctgtgtaacgttgttttggatatttcaagagcttgggcagcttttcgaatggaagaatttggattctcttcaaaatacttcttaatatcttcaatgttttcttctgcagctacagacacagaaggacctggcagatcatgtctacggtcttggatagttccatactgcataaaattatcgataattcagataaaaataacacaaaacattattttaatgcagatttattgccaaaaaatggagcgacgtaacgcatacgtttaaagaaataataaattctaaccttttcagcgtgttttcgctcttaactttatgtgttccgtatttagtacgaaaccccctgtaagcattgctataaacttttcctctggaaaaagaagcactcgacaagataaatcttttcttccgtcgtcagattactcattttgacgcgcacggacttgcatctaccacaaccagaataaaactgcggacactcagatgaacgaccgttaaccgtaagaccctttctgaagtcatggaggagagaaccaatcgtttactttcagcaacttcccatgggacaccctgtatattctaGATCAAAACGCAAAACATCAATAGCGCGCGGAGCGGCGCACGAAGGTGCGACggggagaaaaaggaagagtaagagagagagagggcgacaGACAGGCAGCAAGCACAAGAACAAGAAAGACGTCGCGAGTCGATAGGGATACAGCATTGAGCGTACGCACTGGACGACCAGCCATGTGCAGTCTCCTACGGCTCTCGTTGCCACCACGCCGGCGGCCGTGCACGCACGCTCGGCTCTTTGTTTACCCCTCCGATGTGACGTACGGGCGTTTCGCGCGGCTCGAGAGAGCGTGCAGCTCAATGCAATCGAGTGAGCGCCCGGCACCAGCAGCAGCACTCAGTGCCGAGTGCGCTGACCCGTGGGACAGGTAGTGATGGTCGTTGACCACCGCTGAGCGCGATCCATTGTTTACATCGACGCCTTCGGAGCCGCGATCACTGGTGCGCCGAtcgcatcatcatcatcatcatcatcatcatcatcatcgttgtcgttgttGCTGCTGGTGCTACAGGTGAACCAtgtcctcgtcgtcctcgtcctcgtcatcgtcgaaGGTGGTGGGAAGCTCGCCCGCGAGAGCGGCGAACAAAGGCGAGCAGGAATTCCCGCTGGGCCTGGACAAGGATGCCAGCGAGCACAGCATCTCCAGCATGATGTCGTGCATGTCCATCTCGCCGAAGCACGCGGAGAACAGCCTGCGCGTCATGGAGAGCTATCTGCACAAGCAACAGCTGACGGACGTGACGTTGATCGCGGGTGAGCGGCTGCTTTGTCTCGGCAGCGGCTGATACGTTAACGCTTAGGATAATCGAGATCTCGATTAATAAAGTGTTCACCGTTATTCAAATCTCAATTTTTCtattgataaataatcgaAGATCGCGCATTATTATTCGTTGGCAGCTTCTCTTTCTTGCgcttttattgatttattgtcTTTTATTGCTTTATATTGCCTTTTATTGATACTGAAGGCTTCATGAGACGATGATCTCTCTCTTGGATGATTCACTGTACACTTTTTGTACTCTACTTTTAGGCAAGAGACGCGTCCCGGCTCATCGACTAGTGCTCAGCGCTGGTTCGGAGTATTTCGCTGCCATGTTCACGAGTTCCTTACGAGAGTCGGCACAAAATGAGATAGAATTAATGAATATAGACGGGGACGCGTTGTGGGCCTTGGTTCTTTACTGCTATACAGGTAAATTTGTGATTCATGACAAAGAGGATGTGtcctaaaaaaatattttggatTACTTTTCAAGGTAGTTTCTTCTTCGCGCTCATACTGTttctgttataataattattataataatatttgtcccTTCTGTGTACACTCAGGCTGCATAGAACTGCAGGAAGACAGCGTCGAGACCCTTCTCGCGACGGCGTGTCTGCTGCAATTGAATCCGGTGATCAAAGCATGCTGCCAGTTCCTCGTCAAGCAGCTTCACCCAAGTAACTGCCTGGGCATACGGATGTTCGCTGACACACAGGGTTGCACAGAACTGTTTGAACACGCGCACGCATATACGACGAAACATTTCATGGAAGTTACGAGAAACCAAGAATTCCTGCTTCTCTCTGCCAACGAAGTTGCCAAACTGCTCGAGTCCGAAGATCTTAATGTTCCCTCGGAAGAGACGATCTTCCATGTAGGATCAGCTACGAATTATATACacttatcatatttttaatcataaatgtatttttaatttttgaataaataaatatttgctcgTGTGCAACGTCTACTACAATAATGGAGCTAACGTTGTCACGGTTGTTTCCTGTCTTCAGGCTCTCATGACCTGGTTGGAACACGATCCAGAAAATAGAAGCAAAGACGCCAGCAAGCTGTTAGGTCTAGTCAAATTACCGCTACTGTCACCCGCAGTGAGTACATCAGTCATTTAATTCGCTCGAGGAGACGGCCTATGATATACTCGATGAGCTAACAAATGGGAACAGTTTATAGCTGACAATATCGAGAGCAACGAGATGTTCAGGGACCAAAGAGTGGCGCAGGAGTTAGTGATGGAAGCGTTGAAGTACCACTTGCTGCCCGAGCGAAGACCCCTGCTTCAATCAGGAAGGACAAAGCCGAGGAAAGCTACCGTGGGCACGTTGTTAGCTGTCGGGGGGATGGACGCCAACAAAGGTAATTTACGTAGGAAGATATCAACATATCGATCACGAGACCGCGATTAAGACAGACACtactttcaatttttttcaaggTGACTAACTCGACATAACTTCGCAGGTGCGACGTCCATAGACGCGTTCTCGTTACGCGACAACGCGTGGAAGTCTTTGGCCACCATGAGCGGCAGGAGGCTGCAATTCGGCGCGGTTATAGTCGATAAGAAATTGATCGTCGCGGGCGGCAGGGACGGCTTGAAGACGCTCAACACCGTGGAGTGCTTCGACCTGTCGACTCTCACTTGGAGCACCTTGCCACCGATGAACGTCCACCGTCACGGACTGGGAGTGGCGGTCTTAAATGGACCCCTGTACGCCGTTGGTGGCCACGACGGCTGGAGCTTCCTCGACACGGTAGAGAGATGGGACCC
This genomic interval carries:
- the LOC105278143 gene encoding kelch-like protein 5 encodes the protein MSSSSSSSSSSKVVGSSPARAANKGEQEFPLGLDKDASEHSISSMMSCMSISPKHAENSLRVMESYLHKQQLTDVTLIAGKRRVPAHRLVLSAGSEYFAAMFTSSLRESAQNEIELMNIDGDALWALVLYCYTGCIELQEDSVETLLATACLLQLNPVIKACCQFLVKQLHPSNCLGIRMFADTQGCTELFEHAHAYTTKHFMEVTRNQEFLLLSANEVAKLLESEDLNVPSEETIFHALMTWLEHDPENRSKDASKLLGLVKLPLLSPAFIADNIESNEMFRDQRVAQELVMEALKYHLLPERRPLLQSGRTKPRKATVGTLLAVGGMDANKGATSIDAFSLRDNAWKSLATMSGRRLQFGAVIVDKKLIVAGGRDGLKTLNTVECFDLSTLTWSTLPPMNVHRHGLGVAVLNGPLYAVGGHDGWSFLDTVERWDPATRQWSSICPMSIQRSTVGVAVLNDKVYAVGGRDISSCLNTVECYDPHTNKWTPCAPMSKRRGGVGVGVINGCLYALGGHDAPASNPNASRFDCVERYDPKTDTWTMVASMSVPRDAVGVCVLGDRLMAVGGYDGQQYLTLVEAYDPHLNEWEPVAPLRAGRAGPCVVVRNLINNT